In Oryzias melastigma strain HK-1 linkage group LG18, ASM292280v2, whole genome shotgun sequence, one DNA window encodes the following:
- the LOC112156397 gene encoding nephronectin — translation MLVLVLLSLTQTLTRSQRLDDDSWAEPSDGLCRYGNSVECCWGWRQADGGRCQPHCQHACKHGDCVVPDRCQCHPGFSGKACNHDLNECGLRPRPCKHRCMNTPGSYKCYCLDGYELQPDGSCRVRTCYHANCQYGCEVTKGQVRCTCPSPGLRLGPDRRTCVDIDECTSAGSGGLCPRRRKCVNTFGSFFCKCHLGFRLTYVNGRYTCLDKDPRPFCSLNPSSPKCRCKDGCTVIPKVTVDPPRPRTTPLLATTATTAAPVTVAPPTAAATTVPTIASTVTTVTTAMETTSLLLTDASTTTASTTTTVPTTTTTVPTTTTVPTTTVPTTTLPTTTVPTTTIPRTTTTVPTTTTTTTTIVPTTVPMTTTVPTTTEMDTTTHTTTTSTTTITTTSTTTTASTMPVVTTVSTVALTTTMLPTTSLKTTTISNKINKEVTQRQRGDVHIPRQPGNNDDWEFDIELGNTAEDARDDPEAGGLHCTFDRGVCSWMSDRDGDLPWETELSPAGQHYLSVPELKAGQRSIRGARLALQVPPSWSHGDLCFSFSHWLTGHHVGVLQLFIKKKGRNERYGPALWSRTGGHGWRRTQVTLTTRSVDRVLMKAERRNGRRGQMAVDDVTLRQGACR, via the exons atgctggttctggttctgctgtcCCTGACCCAAACCCTGACCCGGAGCCAGCGTCTGGACGACGACAG CTGGGCGGAGCCGTCCGATGGTCTGTGTCGCTATGGCAACAGCGTGGAGTGCTGCTGGGGCTGGAGGCAGGCGGACGGGGGCCGATGTCAAC ctcactgtcAGCACGCCTGCAAACACGGAGACTGCGTGGTTCCCGACAGATGCCAGTGCCACCCGGGATTCAGCGGCAAGGCCTGTAACCACG ACCTGAACGAGTGCGGCCTGCGCCCGCGGCCCTGCAAGCACCGCTGCATGAACACGCCGGGCAGCTACAAGTGCTACTGCCTGGACGGGTACGAGCTGCAGCCGGACGGCAGCTGCAGGG tCCGGACGTGTTACCACGCCAACTGCCAGTACGGCTGTGAGGTCACCAAAGGTCAGGTGCGGTGCACGTGTCCGTCTCCGGGGTTACGGCTGGGTCCGGACCGGCGCACCTGTGTGG ACATCGACGAGTGCACGTCTGCTGGCAGTGGCGGTCTGTGTCCTCGCCGCAGGAAGTGCGTGAACACGTTTGGGAGCTTCTTCTGCAAATGCCACCTGGGCTTCAGGCTCACCTACGTAAACGGACGCTACACCTGCCTGG ATAAAGACCCGCGGCCGTTCTGCTCGCTGAATCCGTCCTCCCCGAAGTGCAGGTGTAAAGACGGCTGCACAG TCATCCCCAAAGTGACTGTGGACCCGCCCAGACCCAGAACCACACCCCTCCTCGCCACCACGGCAACGACCGCGGCTCCTGTGACAGTGGCTCCTCCCACTGCCGCAGCTACCACTGTTCCAACCATAGCATCCACAGTTACCACGGTAACCACTGCCATGGAAACAACCAGCCTACTTCTGACTGATGCTTCAACCACTACAGCTTCAACAACAACCACTGTTCCAACGACAACAACAACTgttccaacaacaacaactgttCCAACAACAACTGTTCCAACGACAACTCTTCCAACAACAACTGTTCCAACAACCACCATTCcaagaacaacaacaactgtTCCAACGACGACGACAACAACAACCACCATTGTCCCAACAACTGTTCCAATGACAACAACTGTACCAACCACAACAGAAATGGATACAACTACTCATACCACCACCACAAGTACTACTACTATAACCACAACTTCTACTACTACAACGGCTAGTACCATGCCTGTTGTTACCACGGTATCTACAGTTGCCTTAACAACCACGATGCTGCCAACCACCTccctgaaaacaacaacaataagcAACAAGATCAACAAGGAAGTGACACAAAGACAGAGGGGAGACGTGCACA TTCCTCGACAGCCCGGTAACAACGATGATTGGGAGTTTGACATCGAGCTGGGAAACACAGCGGAGGACGCCCGTGATGACCCCG AGGCGGGGGGGCTGCACTGCACCTTCGACCGCGGCGTTTGTTCCTGGATGTCGGACCGTGATGGAGATCTTCCCTGGGAGACGGAGCTGAGTCCTGCAG GTCAACACTATCTGTCCGTCCCTGAGTTGAAGGCGGGACAAAGGAGCATCCGAGGAGCTCGGTTGGCCCTCCAGGTGCCCCCCTCCTGGAGCCATGGCGACCTGTGCTTCTCCTTCTCTCATTGGCTGACGGGGCATCATGTGGGCGTTCTGCAGCTGTTCATTAAGAAGAAGGGTCGCAATGAAAG GTATGGCCCCGCCCTCTGGAGCCGGACAGGAGGACATGGCTGGAGACGCACGCAGGTCACCTTGACAACACGATCTGTGGACAGA GTCTTGATGAAGGCCGAGCGAAGGAACGGACGCCGGGGACAAATGGCggtggatgacgtcacactgcGACAGGGGGCGTGTCGATGA
- the LOC112155707 gene encoding protein turtle isoform X1 produces MNAAGASGRLKTNLPDGVLCGFSSGLMVLLCCPTNLIGVTVSPSRSQFFKGEPVILNCEDDSSEGWTVRRNTTAGGTTNCSEWGISENSSCEIPYLFSGVDSGVYWCESRGGGASSMVVNISVSGGSVILQSPVLPVMEGHDLTLSCQSKTPPSNPSAAFYKDGSLIRTEPTGHMTLQHVSRSDEGLYKCHIRDHGESPSSWISVSEKPSTTSAPSTTSTPSSPSPTSSSPLHVWLPPVCISVVVLLGFLVLLVVYVHRKSKTKRRTRTPDDITYSDLTFQHPQQQQPIRASRETSSDPEILYSSLRKASAPPL; encoded by the exons ATGAATGCTGCAGGAGCTTCAGGTAGGCTGAAGACAAACCTTCCTGATGGAGTTCTCTGTGGTTTCTCTTCAGGTCTGATGGTTCTGCTTTGCTGTCCAACAAACCTGA ttggtgtgactgtgagtcCCAGCAGATCTCAGTTCTTTAAAGGAGAACCAGTGATTCTGAACTGTGAGGACGACAGCTCTGAAGGATGGACTGTAAGGAGAAACACGACAGCTGGAGGGACGACTAACTGTTCTGAATGGGGAATTTCAGAGAATTCCTCCTGTGAAATTCCCTACCTCTTTAGTGGGGTGGACAGTGGTGTTTACTGGTGTGAgtccagagggggaggagccagcagCATGGTGGTTAACATCAGTGTCTCTG GTGGATCAGTGATCCTGCAGAGTCCTGTCCTCCCTGTGATGGAGGGTCATGACCTCACTctgagctgtcaatcaaagaccCCTCCCTCCAACCCCTCAGCTGCTTTCTATAAAGATGGCTCCCTCATCAGGACTGAGCctacaggtcacatgaccctccAGCATGTTTCCAGGTCTGATGAAGGTCTCTACAAGTGTCACATCAGGGATCATGGAGAGTCTCCATCCAGCTGGATCTCTGTCTCAG AGAAACCATCAACCACGTCTGCTCCTTCAACCACCTCTACTCCATCATCTCCATCTCCcacttcctcctctcctcttcatGTATGGTTACCTCCTGTGTGCATCAGTGTTGTGGTTCTTCTCGGGTTCCTGGTTCTCCTGGTCGTCTATGTTCACCGAAAGTCTAAAA CTAAAAGAAGAACCAGAACACCAGATGACATCACGTACTCCGACCTCACCTTCCAAcatccacagcagcagcagccaatcagagccaGCCGAG AGACTTCATCAGATCCAGAGATCCTCTACTCTTCACTGAGGAAGGCCAGCGCTCCGCCTCTCTGA
- the LOC112155707 gene encoding protein turtle isoform X2 encodes MVLLCCPTNLIGVTVSPSRSQFFKGEPVILNCEDDSSEGWTVRRNTTAGGTTNCSEWGISENSSCEIPYLFSGVDSGVYWCESRGGGASSMVVNISVSGGSVILQSPVLPVMEGHDLTLSCQSKTPPSNPSAAFYKDGSLIRTEPTGHMTLQHVSRSDEGLYKCHIRDHGESPSSWISVSEKPSTTSAPSTTSTPSSPSPTSSSPLHVWLPPVCISVVVLLGFLVLLVVYVHRKSKTKRRTRTPDDITYSDLTFQHPQQQQPIRASRETSSDPEILYSSLRKASAPPL; translated from the exons ATGGTTCTGCTTTGCTGTCCAACAAACCTGA ttggtgtgactgtgagtcCCAGCAGATCTCAGTTCTTTAAAGGAGAACCAGTGATTCTGAACTGTGAGGACGACAGCTCTGAAGGATGGACTGTAAGGAGAAACACGACAGCTGGAGGGACGACTAACTGTTCTGAATGGGGAATTTCAGAGAATTCCTCCTGTGAAATTCCCTACCTCTTTAGTGGGGTGGACAGTGGTGTTTACTGGTGTGAgtccagagggggaggagccagcagCATGGTGGTTAACATCAGTGTCTCTG GTGGATCAGTGATCCTGCAGAGTCCTGTCCTCCCTGTGATGGAGGGTCATGACCTCACTctgagctgtcaatcaaagaccCCTCCCTCCAACCCCTCAGCTGCTTTCTATAAAGATGGCTCCCTCATCAGGACTGAGCctacaggtcacatgaccctccAGCATGTTTCCAGGTCTGATGAAGGTCTCTACAAGTGTCACATCAGGGATCATGGAGAGTCTCCATCCAGCTGGATCTCTGTCTCAG AGAAACCATCAACCACGTCTGCTCCTTCAACCACCTCTACTCCATCATCTCCATCTCCcacttcctcctctcctcttcatGTATGGTTACCTCCTGTGTGCATCAGTGTTGTGGTTCTTCTCGGGTTCCTGGTTCTCCTGGTCGTCTATGTTCACCGAAAGTCTAAAA CTAAAAGAAGAACCAGAACACCAGATGACATCACGTACTCCGACCTCACCTTCCAAcatccacagcagcagcagccaatcagagccaGCCGAG AGACTTCATCAGATCCAGAGATCCTCTACTCTTCACTGAGGAAGGCCAGCGCTCCGCCTCTCTGA